A part of Andrena cerasifolii isolate SP2316 chromosome 10, iyAndCera1_principal, whole genome shotgun sequence genomic DNA contains:
- the LOC143373959 gene encoding uncharacterized protein LOC143373959 isoform X4, with translation MEIHSMGARLLRNFEIQIVFTFKESIRENHCFSHVNGLLFNLFHRKSTLAEQIRTDLRYNLAIKGEEMDEIILLHMKMILNINDGRICNW, from the exons ATGGAAATCCATTCAATGGGTGCGAGATTGTTGCGGAACTTTGAAATACAGATAGTCTTCACATTCAAAGAATCCATAAG GGAAAACCATTGCTTCTCCCATGTTAATGGGTTGCTGTTTAACTTGTTCCACAGAAAATCTACCTTGGCTGAACAAATCCGTACTGACTTGCGATACAATTTGGCAATTAAGGGTGAAGAAATGGATGAGATTATCCTTCTGCATATGAAGATGATCCTTAATATAAATGATGGAAG AATATGCAATTGGTAA
- the LOC143373959 gene encoding uncharacterized protein LOC143373959 isoform X1, which yields MFSYKNGEFHPHQLCNIRQSLSVKLMSVQTLSRMTSDSSKSVYSSFSEYAIGKSLAPTTTLCKRFEGELSMSFVPEAWNCGKNSLSEIGGLRDNASALELILPEYLVSASFKVLDA from the exons ATGTTCTCTTACAAGAATGGGGAGTTTCATCCTCATCAGCTGTGTAATATTCGTCAGTCACTGTCAGTTAAACTAATGTCAGTACAAACTTTATCAAGAATGACCTCAG ATTCGTCTAAATCAGTATACTCATCCTTCTCAGAATATGCAATTGGTAAATCGTTGGCGCCTACGACAACCCTTTGCAAACGCTTCGAAGGAGAGTTGTCAATGTCATTCGTCCCGGAAGCTTGGAATTGTGGAAAAAATTCTTTGTCGGAAATCGGAGGGTTACGGGATAATGCATCAGCATTGGAATTGATTTTACCAG AATATCTGGTCTCAGCGTCATTCAAGGTCCTAGATGCATAA
- the LOC143373934 gene encoding uncharacterized protein LOC143373934, which produces MKKLFKNRRIGTEIIVMGDFNAHNREWNCWKEDREGTILAEIIEEQDLFVINDKTTSRTGSGKHRPSNLDLLITTFEIYQDTRVREEGETLGSDHQVIEVVINRDTQTWDPNKYTTRKYNTEEIKWKDLKEAWMLGESNTKEKFNNANSLTEKYKIMMQGITNGMETIGIKRRSENTREEKNTNDPKGNGKKTLIRRQYPWWDEECKEKKEARKKAVRDFVKNPMENNWKILKREEKEMNKMIKEKKNKSWEEMALSIDHRTRGSEIWGKIKRLQKGFEVKYNTYTSIEERRQLEEKEINKILQDPLEREEGTEMEEGGTREEEGEIYRDDEENMEREGWNQKITLWEIETAIKKSNIKSAPGENGIDYKIIKNLTKEYKEMMKNIFNESWNRQEILDDWKKAIIIFLDKTNKKALRPISLTDCMGKVMERVVNRRLTE; this is translated from the coding sequence AtgaaaaaacttttcaaaaataGGAGAATTGGAACAGAAATTATAGTAATGGGAGATTTCAATGCACATAATAGGGAATGGAATTGCTGGAAGGAAGATAGAGAGGGAACGATACTAGCAGAAATAATAGAAGAACAAGATTTATTTGTTATAAACGATAAAACTACCTCAAGAACAGGATCGGGAAAACATAGACCATCAAACCTGGACCTTTTAATAACGACATTTGAAATATATCAAGATACAAGAGTAAGAGAAGAAGGAGAGACACTAGGATCAGATCACCAGGTGATTGAAGTAGTAATTAACAGAGATACACAAACGTGGGACCCAAATAAGTACACAACTAGGAAATATAACACAGAAGAGATAAAATGGAAGGATCTGAAAGAGGCATGGATGTTAGGAGAAAGTAACACGAAAGAGAAATTCAATAATGCGAATTCATTAACAGAAAAGTACAAGATAATGATGCAAGGAATAACCAATGGAATGGAAACAATAGGAATAAAAAGAAGATCAGAGAATACAAGAGAGGAAAAGAACACAAATGATCCAAAAGGGAATGGGAAAAAAACATTAATAAGAAGACAATACCCATGGTGGGATGAAgaatgtaaagaaaaaaaagaagcaaggaAAAAAGCAGTAAGAGATTTTGTTAAAAACCCAATGGAAAACAATTGGAAAATACTAAAGAGAGAGGAGAAGGAAATGAACaaaatgataaaagaaaaaaagaataaatcatGGGAGGAAATGGCGTTATCAATAGATCATAGAACGAGAGGATCTGAGATATGGggtaaaattaaaagattacaGAAAGGTTTTGAAGTTAAATACAACACATATACAAGTATAGAAGAAAGAAGACAactggaagaaaaagaaatcaaTAAGATATTACAAGATCCTTTGGAGAGAGAAGAGGGCACGGAAATGGAAGAGGGAGGAACAAGAGAAGAAGAGGGAGAAATTTATAGAGATGACGAGGAGAACATGGAAAGAGAAGGATGGAATCAAAAAATTACTTTATGGGAGATAGAAACAGCAATTAAGAAATCCAACATAAAATCTGCTCCAGGTGAAAACGGAATAGATTacaagataataaaaaatctaacTAAGGAATACAAAGAAATGATGAAAAATATCTTCAATGAGAGCTGGAACCGACAAGAAATACTGGATGACTGGAAGAAagctataattatatttctagataaaacaaataaaaaagctCTAAGACCAATATCCTTAACAGATTGTATGGGTAAGGTGATGGAAAGGGTAGTAAATAGAAGGTTAACAGAATGA
- the LOC143373959 gene encoding uncharacterized protein LOC143373959 isoform X5, with protein MEIHSMGARLLRNFEIQIVFTFKESIRKSTLAEQIRTDLRYNLAIKGEEMDEIILLHMKMILNINDGRSFLRRIVSKHHHA; from the exons ATGGAAATCCATTCAATGGGTGCGAGATTGTTGCGGAACTTTGAAATACAGATAGTCTTCACATTCAAAGAATCCATAAG AAAATCTACCTTGGCTGAACAAATCCGTACTGACTTGCGATACAATTTGGCAATTAAGGGTGAAGAAATGGATGAGATTATCCTTCTGCATATGAAGATGATCCTTAATATAAATGATGGAAG GTCATTTCTACGGAGGATCGTGTCAAAGCATCACCATGCTTAA
- the LOC143373959 gene encoding uncharacterized protein LOC143373959 isoform X3, whose amino-acid sequence MMEGHFYGGSCQSITMLNFRNTRLVSLYHTNTSKNRVSRQCPLTDRGPQVSNLSGVFHIDLPVSQQTSQSLVPTGISGLSVIQGPRCISDGKILSDRALT is encoded by the exons ATGATGGAAG GTCATTTCTACGGAGGATCGTGTCAAAGCATCACCATGCTTAATTTCAGAAACACTAGGCTCGTCAGCCTGTACCACACCAACACTTCCAAAAACAGGGTCTCTCGCCAATGTCCCCTCACGGACCGTGGACCCCAAGTTAGCAATCTGAGCGGAGTCTTTCATATAGACCTTCCCGTTAGCCAACAGACCAGCCAGAGCTTGGTTCCCACGGG AATATCTGGTCTCAGCGTCATTCAAGGTCCTAGATGCATAAGCGATGGGAAGATCCTTTCCGATAGAGCCTTGACTTAG
- the LOC143373959 gene encoding uncharacterized protein LOC143373959 isoform X2: MMEEYAIGKSLAPTTTLCKRFEGELSMSFVPEAWNCGKNSLSEIGGLRDNASALELILPATVRRFARSAGLTLELTSRHCLINAVREQDVPSKRGIKSAAIFNGI; this comes from the exons ATGATGGAAG AATATGCAATTGGTAAATCGTTGGCGCCTACGACAACCCTTTGCAAACGCTTCGAAGGAGAGTTGTCAATGTCATTCGTCCCGGAAGCTTGGAATTGTGGAAAAAATTCTTTGTCGGAAATCGGAGGGTTACGGGATAATGCATCAGCATTGGAATTGATTTTACCAG CTACCGTGAGAAGATTTGCGCGGTCTGCTGGTTTAACTCTGGAATTGACATCCCGACATTGCTTAATAAATGCCGTAAGGGAACAAGATGTCCCATCAAAACGTGGAATCAAATCCGCCGCGATCTTTAATGGCATATAA
- the LOC143373941 gene encoding uncharacterized protein LOC143373941, whose translation MSENEASPSASVASETLKLEFLIKLIPDAFDGDRYRLRSFIKQVDSVFELAKQEQEVPLLLYVKSKIVGKAREQIDIHCNLTTWPEISELLISLYQDKKTLDQLFEELHSIRQEQNESVTQFYQRLEDLSSRILGTLHAVHSEDTTLSGRLAMVNDMALNRFIYHTHPQISQMLRYREFKSVNNAFTAAVAKEKALCLRYDNNQFLRCKICLRTNHSTKDCRAKKQYPTQNRVVNYNAPSNRMINPQNYNNNFQRMRSSPSSSAYTNSNSTSNLHSNRAEVAQGTIQCNYCKKFGHSIQECRKRQYNNSRQQIQTSQTSTPPTNTGSVNFQNQNFYQRGHNPKPPNSLIRNPETTNSINQVTQMFNEFLR comes from the coding sequence atgtCAGAGAATGAGGCATCACCATCCGCGAGTGTAGCGTCTGAAACTCTTAAACTtgagtttttaataaaattgatacCTGATGCTTTTGATGGTGATAGATATCGACTTCGGAGTTTTATAAAACAGGTAGATTCTGTTTTTGAATTGGCTAAACAGGAGCAAGAAGTACCACTTTTGTTGTACGTAAAAAGTAAAATCGTTGGTAAAGCGCGTGAACAAATTGATATCCATTGTAATTTAACTACGTGGCCGGAAATTTCTGAACTGCTAATAAGTCTGTATCAGGATAAGAAAACATTAGATCAGTTATTTGAGGAGTTACATAGTATTAGGCAGGAGCAAAACGAAAGTGTAACTCAATTCTATCAACGGTTAGAAGATTTGTCCTCCAGAATTTTAGGTACTCTCCATGCAGTACATTCAGAGGATACCACTTTATCTGGTAGACTTGCAATGGTCAATGATATGGCCTTAAATAGATTTATTTATCACACGCATCCACAGATTTCTCAGATGTTACGATACCGCGAATTCAAGTCAGTGAATAATGCTTTTACTGCCGCAGTTGCGAAGGAAAAGGCACTTTGTTTACGGTATGacaataatcaatttttaagatgcaaaatttgtttgcgaacAAATCACTCGACAAAAGATTGTAGAGCTAAAAAGCAGTATCCAACGCAAAATAGAGTCGTTAATTATAATGCACCGAGCAATAGAATGATAAATCCGCAAAATTATAACAATAATTTCCAAAGAATGCGAAGTTCACCGAGTTCAAGTGCGTATACGAATTCAAATTCAACTTCAAATTTACATTCAAATCGTGCTGAGGTCGCTCAAGGAACAATACAATGCAATTATTGTAAGAAATTTGGACATTCCATACAGGAATGTAGAAAGCGTCAATATAATAATAGTAGGCAACAAATCCAAACGTCACAGACTTCTACTCCTCCTACAAATACTGGAAGCGTAAATTTCCAGAATCAAAATTTTTACCAGCGCGGTCACAATCCCAAACCACCGAATTCATTGATTCGCAATCCAGAAACAACGAATTCAATCAACCAAGTCACACAAATGTTCAACGAATTTCTCCGTTag